CTTCCAGGCACCCAGGTGATAGACACCCTTGGCTCCCCCTCCGCTCAAGACAAGGCAGTATTTTTCCTTCTGCCGTTTTTTAAACATGACCGTACCCCTTCATAATCATTATGATGAGTTATGGGATGGATGCAATAATTTTTTTAGCCGTTGAGTTCTCTCAGCCTTTAAATCTATTCAAGGAAAATACTGAAATTAGTCACAGTGCACCCTGGTGGCACTGGTGTGAAAAGTAAATCCCCGTAATAAGATCCAGTGAAGCCACAGGGCATTATTCCAAGTCTTTATGGACATATTAAAAGCGATGCAAGTTACGTTTTGATAAGAGAACTGTCAGGATATCGTTGGGGTATTCTTTTCACCGATTTCTAATACTTTTTCATCAATTTCTTATTTGAAAATCAGATGATGGCCTTAGTTAATAATGAGATTATAAGGATTCTAACTATGTTAGTAATGAATGGTCTGCTAGAAAGGATTGCCCCCATGACAGATGACTGGAAAGATATTTGCAAGACACTGGATTATGCCCTCCAGCCCATTGTCAACAGCTACACTGGTGACGTATTTGGCTATGAAGCTCTGCTCCGGAATTGGAAGGAGTGCGGATTTAACAGCATTTTTGATGTTTTTGATCAGTCCTTCCAGGAAAGAACTCTCTATACCCTTGATCTGGAACTGAGAAAAAAAGCAATTGAAAAATTCCGCACCATCCAGGGGGCGGAAACCAAGGCTCTTTTTTACAATCTGGATAACAGGATTCTTGAGATGCCCGATTACTCCTCCGGGAATACTCAGGAACTTCTGAGCACTCTGGGAATAGCCAAATCCAACTTTTATTTTGAACTTTCAGAACGACATGAAATCAACCACTATTCTGAAACCATTCAAATTTTAAACCAGTATAAGAGTCAGAATTTCAGGATTGCCATCGATGACTATGGCTCAGGATACTCAGGGCTTCAGCTCCTGTACCATTCTGAACCGGATATCATTAAGATTGACCGTTTTTTCATTGATGGCATAGATAAAGATCAGAAGAAAAAATTGTTTGCAGAAAACATTGTGAACATGGCTCATCTCCTGGGAATTAAGGTGGTAGCCGAGGGGATAGAAACGGATCAGGAACTTAATTTCTGCCGTGAAATCGGCTGTGATTATCTTCAGGGATATTGGATTGCCCGTCCGGAGCAGGATATCCTAAAACTCGCTTCATCCTATGATCTGGACAAGGACTGTTCAAATTTTGGTAAGAGAAAAGGTGAAAATCAATCCTGCCTTATTGAAGAAAGACTGACATCCATCATTCCTGTTCATTTGTATGACGATGGAGACGCCATACTTAAACGCTTTCAGAAAGATCATTCAATTGGATTGCTGCCGGTTGTCAATAACCTGAATGAACCTCTGGGAGTCATCCGGGAAATAGATCTGAAACAATACGTATACTCTCCCTTGGGAATATCCCTGTTTCAGCACCATTCCAACAGCCGAGGACTTGAATCCTTTGTAACAAGAATACCCATGGCCGATGTGAACAGCAGCCTCGAAAAGATTCTGGATATAACGGCGGCATACAACCAGTCAGAGGGCATAATGATAACCCGTAATGGTAAATACCTGGGACTTCTGGACCCCTCCAATCTGATTCAATTGATCTATGAACAGAAACTGGCCTACGCCAGGGATCAGAATCCCCTTTCAGGACTGCCGGGAAACTTCACCATCCATAAAATGCTTGCCGAAGTTTTGAAGAACCCCATTCCTCGAAAAAGGATTATCATTTTTGATTTCAACAACTTCAAACCA
This Oceanispirochaeta sp. DNA region includes the following protein-coding sequences:
- a CDS encoding GGDEF domain-containing protein, producing MLVMNGLLERIAPMTDDWKDICKTLDYALQPIVNSYTGDVFGYEALLRNWKECGFNSIFDVFDQSFQERTLYTLDLELRKKAIEKFRTIQGAETKALFYNLDNRILEMPDYSSGNTQELLSTLGIAKSNFYFELSERHEINHYSETIQILNQYKSQNFRIAIDDYGSGYSGLQLLYHSEPDIIKIDRFFIDGIDKDQKKKLFAENIVNMAHLLGIKVVAEGIETDQELNFCREIGCDYLQGYWIARPEQDILKLASSYDLDKDCSNFGKRKGENQSCLIEERLTSIIPVHLYDDGDAILKRFQKDHSIGLLPVVNNLNEPLGVIREIDLKQYVYSPLGISLFQHHSNSRGLESFVTRIPMADVNSSLEKILDITAAYNQSEGIMITRNGKYLGLLDPSNLIQLIYEQKLAYARDQNPLSGLPGNFTIHKMLAEVLKNPIPRKRIIIFDFNNFKPFNDTYGFRMGDRLIILFGEILKKTYNLDKDFIGHVGGDDFLVIQSDPVEDEVCSLTKKAQADFAESALAYYAEEHRNKGCITARNRKGHFESFSLMSVSAAVVEVIVPGNTSLDELNRILFDLKKQSKSRKDNFALLELNQSTSDLATTSSKAFKSEINFINSSSSAVV